TGACCCAAACACATCAAAACCCAAAACTATTATCTTCCACTTTCTCGGCAGCCAAACACATCAAAACccaaaactatatattaatttctgaACACAAACCCTACCAAAATGTGTTCCTACAGAAACCAAAACTAtaaaccctaaaaaaaaattcttcatacAGATTTGGAGCTTCTAGTTTATTCATCATATTAAATAACAGACCAAATCACCAAAAGCAcgattgtgagagagagagacctgttGGCTTGATTTAGGGTTTCCAGAAGCCGGATCTACGTCGATTTAACctattgaaaacaaaaaatcgcaatatatcataaataatagATCAAATAACTAAaaccatgagagagagagagagagagagacctttcAATCTCGATTTAGGGTTTCTCAAAGTCTACGAATCTACGACGAGGAGTCCATGAAATACAATCATTTTCAGTGAAGAATAAGCCGCGGAGGGGAAAGCATCAAAACTCTAGTTGGGGAGAGATTGATAGAGGAGAAGAGAGGAGAAGAGTTTCATAGGGGGGAGAGATTGACAGGGGGGGAAGCTGAAGGGGGGAGGGGAAAGCAAATGGCTACTGGAAACGCagtggaaattttttttttcccgcttAACTtaaaacgcaccgtttcatttatTAACTGACGTCAGCAATTGGTGCGCGATTCGTCCCCTCCGCGCCTGCAAGTAGAGTTTTCCATTTATAAATTGCGTCAAGCTCACATCCATTGTGACTGTTTATGAGCATGCTGCATGCTGGACACGCATGTCGGATATGCGTAAAAAGAAGAAGCTTGTGTGGATCGGATCCGACTTTAATAAGTAATTGATGTGAACGAATATTGATCACAAACTTGTATCCAAACCCCAGACATGGACTGACCCAATACCATCTCTGGCTAAGTTTTGGAAAACTCATATACCAACAGTCTACCCATGTCTTTAACTCCGACACTACCGCTTTAtacataatttgtgaatagCGTTTTCCGGCCCACTTCAGACTACTACTCGTACTATTTGTGCTTGGAGAAAAACTTGAGATccaatgaaaaagttaaaacaatgaTCTTatgttttttctaaaaatataaaaaaaaacattacatttTGTTTTCAAGGGTCTTGCATTGAGTGAAAGACCATAGGGGTTGGCCTAACCGCGAGTACTCTCATTGATTagttatttcaattttcaaacttCATATTAGATTAGTCATCatattttttgtaataataaaatattattattattttaatataatttttttttcataatttccaacTCTCCACAttttcatagtttttttttaaatttttatttttctaatcaaataaaatcacaaTTACCTGATAGACTACTCAAGTGAGAAAATAaactgaaaggaaaagaaagaggagaaatgcatggaaaaaaaacgaggaggagagagaaggaTTGTAGATAAAAATTTGGATGACTTTTGCatggctaatccaatgccaGTCACAAAATCATCATGTTTAATCAAGTACTGACATTTAGTTAAGCTAATGCCAGTGTTTTAAGTAACCTTAATCTTAATCTGTCCTGATTgttaaataaatgaattcattcataaataaataactaatctTCATGCGTTAACTTTCTCAGTAGTAGTATGACCATGGTGGTGGAGTTACAACTTACAAGAACAGTGAACTGATTTGAacttaaaagaaattgtttcaATACAGTGttaaattgatataaaaaattagagttaacttattttaattctctctcgCACCAAAAGATATTCCTACAACTCTACGTTACTCTTAAGTCTTACCAAAACTGAAAATCCATCAAGTGATAAAAATTTCTTCGATCGACCAAAAGCCCAAcagcccaaaaaaataaaaaaataaaaatctcgcctgtgtaattaaaaaaagaagtcaTCCTCTCCCTTTCCTGCGAAACCTAAAACCGAGTATTACAGCTCTATCCCTCTGcgtctctcttcctctcccgcTCTCCTATGGCGACTACCGAACCCACTGAGAACGGTACCACCAACGCCCTGGAGTCCGACACTCAAACACTTCCAGCCGAAGGCACTACCAACTCTTCCACGCCAACCGAACCCCCTCCCACTACAACCGCTGCTACCACCGAGACACCAGCCACGGCGCCAACTGAGTCCGAACCTTCCACTCAGAATCCAGAGTCCGAGTCAGCTCCCGCTTCCGACCCTCCGGCTATAGTCACTACCTCTGCCACCCCACCCGACAAGAGGTGGCCGGGATGGCCAGGGCACTGCGTGTTCCGGATCATCGTGCCGGTCCTCAAGGTCGGTAGCATCATCGGCCGCAGAGGAGATCTCATCAAGAAGATGTGCGAGGAGACCCGTGCCCGCATTCGCGTCCTCGACGGCGCCGTAGGCACCCCCGATCGAGTTGTGAGCTCCAATtcatcctctctctctgtctAGGGTTTTTGCTAATGCCTTGTTTGCTTGCTGATGGTAAAagcagaaaatattaaatttttaggTGTTTAAGCTGTGGAGTAGAGATAGTAGAGAGCTCTTTTGCTCGAGTCTAATAACTAACTGGTTTTTGATCATCGTCTTCAATTGAGCTCTGTTTTGTAGCCAAGAAAATGCTTGAAGCTTATTGCTTATGATAATTGGCTCTCAAATATCTCAAGTCGTGGGAAGCTACAAAATTGAAGTGTCAATTTCATTGCGCACAGCCTCGTTAGCTGGGCCACAACCAATATTTATTGGATGCATTCCCATACCGATCATCCCATCTCACATCTTCATCCAGCATCTTTATTTTAAACACCGACTTTGTAATTTCttgtatcatatttttattaccTTGATCATTGGCGGAAAAAAGTTTATAAGGATTAAGCTTTTGATTGAAGATGTGTGCTTCAAGTGCAACCTAGACCATGACTATTGTAACTCGATGGAGCTGGACTTAGATTCTCTAGTTTCTAGGCTCTAAGCATGAatttgttaaataaaataaattcttagCAATTTTGTATGTATTATTTGAAAACGTGTATGCAAGGTGAACAGAGCTTATCGATGTCTAGCTCCTCCAAATGATGTTTCTAAGCGCATGCAcacaaaaatttacatttctacAATTAGATATGGCATGCAGATATCCAATTGTACCTTTATTTTTTACAACGATCTTGCTTTGATCGTACTTAGGTGCTGATAGCTGGAAAGGAAGAACCAGAGGCACCTTTTTCCCCTGCAATGGATGCTGTGATACGAGTTTTCAAACGTGTCTCTGGGTTATCTGAGACTGAGAGTGATGCCAAAGCATCTGGAGCTGCTGGTGTTGCATTTTCTTCAATCCGGTTATTGGTTGCATCGACACAAGCCATTAATTTAATTGGAAAACAAGGCTCGTTAATCAAAGCTATACAGGAGAGTACTGGTGCTTCTGTCAGAGTATTGTCAGGAGGTATGCATTTGATGCTCCTTGTGTATTTCCATGAGGAAATGTCTTTTTTAGTGGATTACTGGTTCTTTCTTGAAGTAGTGAATTTCTGGATGTTGGTTATAATTGGTACAAAATTGAGGTCTGGTGATCAGGAAAACCATTTGATTTAGATTTAGGAGCTTAATATGATCCATATGGGGTTGGGTAAGGGTTTAGATTTGCTGGTTTCTAATTAAAGaggttaaataaaaataatcgaTGGCTGGGTTGGTAATAAAGctagatattttttattggtaataaCTATCATTAATAGCTTAGAAGATAATAAAGCTAGAAAAATTAGGATCAAGGGTGCTTTTCTTGTCTGTTAACAATAGCCATGAGCAATGCTTAAGACATTTTTAGTCTGGGGAAGTAAATTTCATATACTTAGTACCAGAATGTTCTAGATGTAGAATTACCAGATTGTTTTTTCTCTCAATGGGCTTTCTGAAGGTTTGGGTTAtgtcttgattttttttctcaaatatagTCGTCTACGAAATCTGAGTAAGAGAACATGATACAGACCGACCAACATGTCAATTTTGAATATTTGAGATGCAGTACAGCAAGAATACGATGCTTAGTTAATGGATATATAAGAAATACTTCTGAACATATATTATGCTATTTTTAGCTTTAAAAGATAAACAACAAGCACCAGACATCCAAAGGAAGAGATTTTTGGAATGAAGTGTTAGATGGAGGAAACGACCCTCAAGGGAGTCACTACAGACTATGCTTCTCACTTGAGTCTTAGATCATCATGAGATGCGATGCTGAATCCCCCCGTTCAGTGTATATTCTCTCCCTCGGGTGCAAAAAATGTTGCATCTTTAGATTTTTAAATCTCCTTGTTACCTCTGAACTTTGACACCCGTACAGAATGGGTGGATAGAGACCTGTCTCCAGAGAAGAGGAAAGTAGCCTTTTTGTAGTTCAAAAGAGATCAAACTATTTCTGTGCAATTATGAGTGGTGACCTATAAGAAGTGTCTGTCTGTGTTATGTCGGAAACAAACATTAACCATACTTGAGTGATCTTTCTATTTTCTCTGATATTCCAAGAATCCAGGAGTTCTACATCTTCCATTGACCGGCCTAGAGTTTATGATTGGATTCTATTAATGTCTGTAaactattttcctttttttttttaatattttaattcttcataTCTGTAATTATTGTTTCATCTCTAAACAAGGAACATTATAACGAATTTATTTGTGCTGGCAGATGAGGTGCCGCTCTATGTTGCTGCAGATGAGAGGATTGTGGAATTGCAGGGAGAAACTTTAAAGGTTCTCAAAGCTCTAGAAGCAGTAGTGGGTCACCTGAGGAAGTTTTTGGTTGATCAAAGTGTTCTTCCTCTTTTTGAAAAGAGTGTAAGCTTGGTTCCTGTTGTGATTTATGGTTCTTTGCACTTTATGTTGTAATTACATTGCAATGTTCATTTTCAGTATGCTGCACCTGTCTCACAAGATCGCATAGTGGATGCCTGGTCTGACAAGTCATCACTGCATGCTGCTTCTCAAACTGCAATTGCCACTGAATATCCTCTCTCAGTCTCTGCAAAGAGGGATTCTTTATTCCTTGACCGTGAAACTCATTTAGAGTCTCAACTTCTGCCCTCGGGAATGTCACACTATGGACAAGATCCTGTACTTTCTGGAATACGTTCTTCAGGACTTGCTCGTGCCGGTGCTCCTATTGTTACTCAGGTTGATATTTTGATTACCCTTAATATCATTGAGTTCAAATTTCCTTCATGATAAGACATCCTCTTTATGTGCAAACAGCAGTTTTTTTGTGGGGCTTTAGGTCAAATGAAGCCAACTGTTTCTGTGTAATCTATGCTTCCCTTAAATCTCCCCTGTATCTCACCTGGGAGATTTTACAGTCAGTTTGGCTAGCCTTTAACTTCATTTTCAGTTGACACCTGTAAGCATTGAGTCTATGGACTTGCACCTTAAGGCTCAAGCCTCACACAGACTGGGTCGTAAGCCtgaaagatttgctgattcatGTGGTAGCAAAATTTGCTGTTACTTGAACAAGGAGAAAACTCTCAAACCAATAAGATTGCATCCGGCCTTATGTAATGCACattacattttctttcttatatatttcatttgctTTATACATGCGCTGAATGCTGAGAATAAAATGTGGATAAATATGTCGATTGCTTTGGTCGTGCACTCATTCTACTTTGTGGTTACTAATTTTGATGacataattttgtttattgctTCCTCTAATCAGATTACACAAACAATGCAAATCCCACTGTCGTATGCCGAGGCTATCCTTGGACCTAAAGGGTCTAATATTGCTCTCATTCGTCGTAGTAGTGGTGCCATCTTGACTGTACAAGAGAGCAGGGGTCGACCTGATGAGATCACTGTGGAAATTAAAGGCACCTCATCACAGGTTCAGACAGCTCAACATATGATTCAGGTGGGAACCTCtagactttatttttattttatttttataagtaacctGAAGATTTATTTTGAAGTTCAAAAAACAATTCATTGTTGCTTTGTCACAGAATGATTAAAGATACTTTAGCTTGATGTAGTAAAAGACTTGGTTTAAGATTTGGGTTCTCACTTTTAAGATTGATAAGAGTGATGGCATTGAGAGGACATGGTTCTTCTGTATGGACAAATGAATGTAGAGAGATGCAGTTACTTGATGCTATTTTAATATTTGCAGGAAGCAATAAATACTCATAATGAACCAGTTACAAGCAGCTATGGTGGGATAGATGCTGTTTCGAGGTATTCCTCTTACTCGGGCGCTACATCTTATCCCTTGTCTACATCAACTTATCCCTCGTCGACGTTCTCTTCGCAATCGTATGGTGGGTATGGATCTTCCAGTTTGGGAGGAGGCTACAGTACTTTCAGGCTTTGAGGAGAAAAGACAAGGTGGCTAATTTTTACGGGTGGGACCAATATCTTTCCTATTATGTTTAGAGAAGGCTGGCTTCATTCCGAATGAAGCATGTGTAATtgtcactaaaaaaaaaaaaaatggtttatgCGTTGATTCTGTAATCCAGTGAGCTGTGATTTGCTAGTAATTTTCTGGTGGCGAAACTTGGAAAGAGGAACGGTAAATGTCATGAGATGGtggtaattttcttttaaggtCTAACTTAATTTTCACACACTCTCTTTactcttgttttgttttcaagAGTTACCCCAACCAGCCCCATCGTATCATTTTCCCTAGTGTAGTAATCAAAGTGCTTGTGTATGAGTGGACGCGATCAAgtaatgataatgataatgtgcattataaatataataaaaaagtgtATGATTTATagaccatatttttttattacatcaTAATccttttattataaatcttttgcTCTCAAATATAAACAACTAACCGCTTACATCAAAACCACGTCGTATAGACTAAAAACTTCTTaaggttaaaaaataaacatttccttcctatatttttcttagaaatagaaaatagaaagaaaaagctTTATCttagggagggagagagagagagagagagagagaggggcgtGCGAGAGCCGTTATCTACAAGTCTGTCGTTCGAAACCACCCATACAAATAACGCAGCTAagttgaaagagagagagagagagatgccgaCCTTGAATCTGTTCACGAACCTGCCAGTGGATGCAGTGGTGGCCTCTGACATCCTCAAGGACGCCACCAAAGCTGTCGCCAAGATCATTGGCAAACCCGAGTCTGTTAAGTCTCATCTCTATCTATGTTTATAAGCTTTCTGCTTGCCTATTCATGGTTGTATTATGTTCGTCTTTCTTTAGTTTTATAGCATTGGCCACAAGCTGTTCGACAAAATTACTTCTTGAATGCCAAGGCCATGTTTCTTCTGTTTTTGTACTAGTTATCTTGTTGTGCCATACTCGAGAACTTTTGACAAAATTTGTTGGTTAGAACTGGTATCTGTCTgtttagttttctttctttcttttgtagaATGTATGCGTGCTTTTTATGATTTCCCCCTCTATTTTTCAGTATGTGATGATTTTGCTGAATGGGGGAGTGCCTATCACATTTGCGGGCACTGAAGAGCCAGCCGCATATGGAGAACTGATATCCATTGGGGGTCTTGGACCAAGTGTGAATGGAAAATTGAGTTCAACAATTGCAGAGATTCTTCAGACTAAGCTATCTATAGACAGCTCCCGCTTCTATATCAAATTTTATGATGTTCAGGTAGCTTTTCGTTTTTGACTCATTCCATTTTAATTGTTGTCTGGACTTTATTTGTTTCTAATCTGTCGTAGAATTGCAGCTAGCATTATACCTGTATTGCTGTTTGCATGGGAGAATATGCTTTCACCGGGCATAATTGGCAGGACATTACTGGcatttttgtttgaatggagtagagagagagagagagagagagagagagagagagcaaagggAACCGTgggaaattaaaattttaaatgtcaGCAGAGATGCACATTCTCCCAAGGATCTGGCTAGTTTTCTGCTGAATGCAATGAAGGGTACTAGGAAACCCACTGTTTGACCGAAGTATAGGTCAGAGTCTTAAAAGTATACTCTTTAGTTAGTTTATCTTTGAATCTCCCTCCTCAAAGTTATGAATGAGGGTACTTAGAGAAAACATGAGTCGAGAAATTTTCAAGTTGAAGCTAGAGTTGATCCCGGTTCCGGCGAGGGGTTTAGGTCCAAATACTTAGATTAAATTATTGTCCCTACCCCTTCTAGGGTTACATTTTACCTATGGAGAGTTGCATCTTTTAGCCTGGTACGCagctgtatgaagtaataaatggGTTCATTTGCCATTGCAATGAGTTTGTATTGGAAACTATATGCTGTTGAAAAATTAGCATGGCACCAGTCATTGTATGCCGAAGTAGAACACCTTTTTCAGTTATATTGTAACAAACCAAGGAAGGCCTAAATCATATTTGTACTTATACTCGAAAAGAATTATTCAAGATTGTGAGAAAACTCAAGCACTACATCTCTAAGTGAGATTAGCTCCGATACCATATGTAATGGTCTAGGTAAAAGCATAAATCTCACCCAGGTTTATACTCCAAACATACTAGTCGATATCACAATTGAAGTTTTGTACAATTATTAGAAATGGCATAAAATTCTCTCTCCTAGGGAACTTGGGTTCTTGTTCACTACCATGCTATGGGTTGGAGTATTACATATATTCTTTAtggtataattataaaaagttaatgcATTTTTAGTACCATATCGATTGTTTACCAATTAGTTTGTTTGTTCATTCTCTTGGTGGTCCAGCGATCCTTCTTTGGGTTCAACGGCTCAACTTTTTGAGCAGCATTCCGGTTCGGTAATGAATCCATGGAAAGAAATCATAAGGCAGGGGCAGAAGCTTGTGATGGACCATTCTTCTCAGTTGTAACTTTCTTTAGAGCAGAAAGAACCAATGTATTTGattataatgaaataaatagaaatacCTTTTTATTTAAGTTTGAAAATGATTTCCCGACTTCCTTCCTCTTTGTGGTTCTTTTGAAATCTAACCTTCTTACCTCCACTGGCTAGCACCCATCCGAGCCCCATTTATGCAAGTAAACAGCTAGAGTCAAATAAAATGACTTTATTTTGTGCATAAGATCGTGCCGTTGCAAGTCATCATAATTTTACGAGTCGCATGCCAACCCATTTCTCAGTGGGTACGCtctattgaaaaattaaaaaagagattaaaaaccatgGATCCCAATGGATGGCCTACAAAGAATAGGAAAGTCAGCTTCAAGGACCTTGCTAGTGAACAAGAACCTTATGGGAGACGTACGGTACTGTTTGgccacaaaatttttttatttcaaatacaaaattttcatctcattattataaatttttcaaatctccatataaaatgtaataaataatttaatttttttcctactttttttaaatcctaaaataataataataataaaatataatattttaatatttaattttaaaactcaaaattcttatttaagaAATCTCAGTAGTCAAGTAGAACCGTGAATGACAATTTTTCCCCCATAAACGTGAAAATAACATGACGTTTCTACCAAATCGATCTAAACCCAGGTCCCATGCAAAGTGTCAAAAACCCACGGTCCCGTCTTCAAACTACAGGGTCCCGCTAGAAAAATCTTCTCAAACTAGCGCGGAAGGAAACTAGATACAGttctcaagaaaaaaatgattataaaacaGGGTATGGTAGATACATATAATGGGAGAATTCTTCTGTCTTGCAGTGTCTGCTATTAGAGGTACAGTGATAAATTGCAGGGGCCAAAAATCATCCCCGAGTCACCATCCATACTTGGCTTGTGTTTCAGCTTTCGTGAGAAAGCCTTTTGCGCGCCGCTCCGAAAGTTCCATCTCTTTTTGCCTCATATCAAAGTATAAAGAACCGATCTGATGCTTCCTCTTATGCAGCTTTGTAGGTTTTCCCTTTGTTGAGACAGGCTACACAGGAAATACGTGCAGTGAATTAAAGAATATCACTTGAGACAaagaaacacacacacacaggaAGTTGGGCattctttttttctaagcaatttCAGAcactcaataaataaaatgatccTATAAGGTGAAAAAAGTTTTAACAATATGATATGAATCATGTCATACTTCATAATAAAATTATAGCTCCGCAATCAGATTTTTTAGTTTAAGATGACTAACATAGTTTTGATCTCAACTTTACATTAATGAAACACAAGTCTTGCTGTATACGGCCCAATGATTTACTGCTAATATTGTCAACACAACACCAATACACAGGAAATATAAGAAAACTCAGAAAACTAGGAACAAATTCCCAAATACGAGCAGCCACCCAAAGATAAAAgggtttctattttttcttcttcttttttttttgttttgggttttgggggggggggggggggggggggggttgactCTATCTAACCCAGCGAACTTCACAATGATGGCTACCAAACTGTCCTTCCAAGACCCAAGGAGATCCACCACTCTTAAAAGGCATTACTTAGTCAACTCCCAATAGATTGAATGCATTATGATTCCACAAAGTACAAGCTATTTCTTAGTAACGCAATAAATGGCCAACAGATTATCCACCATACGCCTCTTCCTTGAATTATCCAAAGCAAAGATATTCTCCTGGGTAGTTGTCCAAACAAATTGACACTCTCTGCGGGTTGTTAGTCATCCAAGCACATGTTCCAACTGTTATTTAGTATATAATTCTCTAGTCCCAAGTTCCTTTGTTCATGGCTAAATAAAAGAGATCTGGAAATTAAACCATCAAGCATCTTCCAAGTATTTGATTAATTCATTGCACAGACCACTGAAATACCATTCATGACGGAAGAACCGAGTTTAACATTTGCCTTTGAGTTCCATGGTTCATTAGCACACGACTAGCCCCAAGCAAAGGCAAAGAAACTATTCCCAAATAAACCTTATTTCATATCCCATCTAGGATACTCTGGAAACATATGCCTACCGACTCGAATACATACCAGGAAACCTTTCcaataacttatttttattctgGGTGAGATTCCAAAGTGTTGATTTTCAATGTTAGTGTTTTTAAAACCAATCCTAAGGGGTAGCTCAGTTGGTTaggccttgggtttgctcctcaatggtcactagttcgagtcccTTCAAAGCCACTGGAGGTTTACCTAGTCGTTAATTTCAGGGCCCTATAAGATTAGTCGAAGTGCGCACAAGCTGACCCGGACACCCacggatattaaaaaaaaaaaaaaaaacgtcacAGGTCCTAAAATTAGGATTTAAAAtttggttattatttttatttttttatagttattattattattttagtaaatattttaacggattagttttaaaatagtgattttatttgattgggTTTCTTCCCCTATCAACATCCCGTGTATTCTTTACTGCTTTGGTTTCCGCTATTGTACTAAACGGAGACAATGTTCACGATTTCTTGTCTTCAACTCACCGctcttagaatgtatttaggtgttctaatttcattcaaatcaataatatttatctgttacttatcaaaaaaaaaaaaaaacatcccgTGTATTCTTCTGTTGGTTTCCTAGTTTGAATAGTTTCCCAATTGGAAACCAACTCTCACCTCAAAAACCCTCCCATAAATCCTCTCTTTCCCCTAATGCTTTTTCCTCCACCAAACCAGCAATTCCCTTGCGGCCAAACCCATTATCACAGCAAGCCCCACGTCAAAAACAGAAACCCCGTAGCAATTTCTCTCCATACCAGACCACCACCTCGCCAGAATCTACCACAGAGCTCGCCGACGGTAAGCCCTCCTCCTTCCACGACATGCATCGTCGTCTCTAAACCCCTTTTCCGTCGTTCCCTCTCCACCATTATTAACCAAtggttgtgtgtgtgtatttcgTGCTGCCACCGCCatttgactctctctctctctctctctctctctctctctctctctctctctctctctctctctctctctctcacacacacacacacacacacacacacacacacccctcCATATTCAGAGAGAGCCTCCTGTTTCTGCCGTCAAACTCGACTCACCTCCACCACCGCACCTCTCCTCTCTCGGCGAGTTCCCAATCCTTTTGTGTCAAACGGCGGAATTTTCCCTGTGTGTGCATTTCGGCCTTTGTCTCTTTTAGGGATGTTTATCCCTCTTAAACAGAAAGTGGGCCCTTGGGCCTTAAGCCCATTCAGCCAGGTGCCTTGATTTCTAAGAGGACCGCTTTCATAaactagtatattattttaaatgggCCGATATCTCGTGTGGGCTTAATGTTATTGTCACAGAAACTGTTTTAATGATTATTAAATTAGgccaaatttttatttgaatctaTAGGTAACCCTGAATTCCTTTTTCAGAAAATGTTAAGGAATTGAAACTTACATCGCTGGGTATTAAATTATTGTTGGCCTATAGTATTATTAAACCTATTTTTATGACATCATTTacactattattttataaaatagatataatatattccCTACTAGATTATATTTAAAGGACTAGATATTGTTTTAATAACTATATGATATTAGTATTTATTGAATTCAATATATCGTTGAATAGATTAAAGTT
This genomic window from Carya illinoinensis cultivar Pawnee chromosome 7, C.illinoinensisPawnee_v1, whole genome shotgun sequence contains:
- the LOC122314896 gene encoding macrophage migration inhibitory factor homolog isoform X2, translating into MPTLNLFTNLPVDAVVASDILKDATKAVAKIIGKPESYVMILLNGGVPITFAGTEEPAAYGELISIGGLGPSVNGKLSSTIAEILQTKLSIDSSRFYIKFYDVQRSFFGFNGSTF
- the LOC122314896 gene encoding macrophage migration inhibitory factor homolog isoform X3, which codes for MPRPCFFCFCTSYLVVPYSRTFDKICWLELYVMILLNGGVPITFAGTEEPAAYGELISIGGLGPSVNGKLSSTIAEILQTKLSIDSSRFYIKFYDVQLALYLYCCLHGRICFHRA
- the LOC122314894 gene encoding RNA-binding KH domain-containing protein PEPPER, translating into MATTEPTENGTTNALESDTQTLPAEGTTNSSTPTEPPPTTTAATTETPATAPTESEPSTQNPESESAPASDPPAIVTTSATPPDKRWPGWPGHCVFRIIVPVLKVGSIIGRRGDLIKKMCEETRARIRVLDGAVGTPDRVVLIAGKEEPEAPFSPAMDAVIRVFKRVSGLSETESDAKASGAAGVAFSSIRLLVASTQAINLIGKQGSLIKAIQESTGASVRVLSGDEVPLYVAADERIVELQGETLKVLKALEAVVGHLRKFLVDQSVLPLFEKSYAAPVSQDRIVDAWSDKSSLHAASQTAIATEYPLSVSAKRDSLFLDRETHLESQLLPSGMSHYGQDPVLSGIRSSGLARAGAPIVTQITQTMQIPLSYAEAILGPKGSNIALIRRSSGAILTVQESRGRPDEITVEIKGTSSQVQTAQHMIQEAINTHNEPVTSSYGGIDAVSRYSSYSGATSYPLSTSTYPSSTFSSQSYGGYGSSSLGGGYSTFRL
- the LOC122314896 gene encoding macrophage migration inhibitory factor homolog isoform X4 gives rise to the protein MPTLNLFTNLPVDAVVASDILKDATKAVAKIIGKPESYVMILLNGGVPITFAGTEEPAAYGELISIGGLGPSVNGKLSSTIAEILQTKLSIDSSRFYIKFYDVQNCS
- the LOC122314896 gene encoding macrophage migration inhibitory factor homolog isoform X1; amino-acid sequence: MPTLNLFTNLPVDAVVASDILKDATKAVAKIIGKPESYVMILLNGGVPITFAGTEEPAAYGELISIGGLGPSVNGKLSSTIAEILQTKLSIDSSRFYIKFYDVQLALYLYCCLHGRICFHRA